A region of Pseudomonas putida DNA encodes the following proteins:
- the cobG gene encoding precorrin-3B synthase, with protein MPDTPLKQAHPSDVSPRPSACPGLWRIVSALDGGICRIKLPGGLLLADQADAVAEAAECFAGGVIEATNRGNLQIRGIGNDHGGLVARLLAAGLGPRDAAGDDVRNLMLSPLAGHDPAMLLDARPLAGQILDMLERTPRFHQLSAKFAVQLDAGEGLAMLEHPHDLWLSALHLEHQTWLAFGLAGCPADAQVLGAVPLAQGLALVRAVLERFLDLASAQQSRMRQLLENCSASVFVEGLGLDIRRDAAVLQWRRPHSQPTWLGVLPQGHGLALGVAPPQGRLTPAMLRGAARIARHLGDGSLRLSPWQSLVLTNLDPGHIEQAQGQLSALGLLCHSHEPLARISACTGSRGCAKAQGETKADAVALAALLGPGVPGSVHLSGCPRSCAVAHVAPATLLARSPGRYDLYVRDARLPGFGALRGIDLTLNEAGAMLDLPTEHLDD; from the coding sequence TTGCCGGACACCCCTTTGAAGCAGGCTCATCCCTCCGACGTTTCACCTCGCCCCTCGGCTTGCCCGGGGTTGTGGCGCATCGTCAGTGCCCTTGACGGCGGGATTTGCCGGATCAAGCTGCCGGGCGGTCTGCTGCTGGCCGATCAGGCCGATGCGGTGGCCGAGGCCGCCGAGTGTTTCGCGGGCGGGGTGATCGAGGCCACCAACCGCGGCAACTTGCAGATCCGCGGTATCGGCAACGACCATGGCGGCCTGGTCGCCAGGCTGCTCGCTGCCGGCCTGGGCCCGCGCGATGCCGCCGGTGACGATGTGCGCAACCTGATGCTCAGCCCGCTGGCCGGGCATGATCCGGCCATGTTGCTGGATGCCCGGCCGCTGGCAGGGCAGATCCTCGACATGCTGGAACGCACACCGCGTTTTCACCAGTTGTCGGCCAAGTTCGCCGTGCAACTGGATGCCGGCGAAGGCCTGGCGATGCTCGAACATCCTCATGATCTGTGGCTTTCGGCCCTGCATCTGGAACACCAGACGTGGTTGGCGTTCGGCTTGGCGGGCTGCCCGGCCGACGCTCAGGTGCTCGGTGCGGTGCCGTTGGCGCAGGGCCTGGCGCTGGTACGTGCGGTGCTGGAGCGTTTCCTTGACCTGGCGTCTGCGCAGCAATCGCGCATGCGCCAGTTGCTGGAAAACTGTTCGGCCAGTGTTTTCGTCGAAGGGCTCGGCCTGGACATCCGTCGCGATGCCGCCGTGCTCCAGTGGCGTCGCCCGCACAGCCAGCCCACATGGCTGGGTGTGCTGCCACAGGGCCACGGCCTCGCCCTGGGTGTGGCCCCGCCACAGGGCCGGTTGACCCCAGCGATGCTGCGAGGTGCCGCGCGCATCGCCCGCCACCTGGGTGACGGCAGCCTGCGCCTGAGCCCTTGGCAAAGCCTGGTGCTGACCAACCTCGACCCAGGCCATATCGAGCAGGCCCAGGGCCAACTGTCCGCATTGGGCCTGCTTTGCCACAGCCATGAGCCGCTGGCCCGTATCAGCGCCTGCACCGGCAGCCGTGGTTGCGCCAAGGCCCAGGGCGAGACCAAGGCCGATGCCGTGGCCTTGGCCGCGCTGCTGGGCCCTGGCGTGCCAGGCAGCGTGCACCTGTCCGGCTGCCCCCGATCTTGCGCCGTGGCCCATGTTGCCCCGGCCACCTTGCTGGCCCGTTCACCGGGCCGTTACGACTTGTATGTGCGCGATGCGCGCCTGCCGGGCTTTGGCGCCCTGCGCGGCATCGACCTCACCTTGAACGAAGCAGGCGCCATGCTCGACCTGCCGACGGAGCACCTTGATGATTGA
- a CDS encoding precorrin-8X methylmutase, whose protein sequence is MIDYIRDGQEIYRNSFRIIREEARLERIPADLEKLAVRVIHACGMVDAIDGLQFSEGAGRAGREALLNGAPILCDAHMVAEGITRARLPADNKVICTLRDPSVPGLAKDAGNTRSAVALELWRPYLEGSVVVIGNAPTALFYLLEMIDAGAPKPALILGFPVGFVGAAESKAMLAADSRGVPFVIMQGRLGGSAMAAAAVNALATEVE, encoded by the coding sequence ATGATTGACTACATCCGCGATGGTCAGGAGATCTATCGCAATTCCTTCCGGATCATCCGTGAGGAAGCCCGACTCGAGCGGATACCCGCAGACCTCGAAAAACTCGCTGTACGCGTGATCCATGCCTGCGGCATGGTCGACGCCATCGATGGCCTGCAGTTCTCCGAAGGCGCTGGCCGGGCCGGGCGTGAGGCGCTGCTTAACGGCGCGCCGATCCTGTGCGATGCGCACATGGTCGCCGAAGGCATCACCCGGGCCCGCCTGCCAGCAGACAACAAAGTCATTTGCACCCTGCGCGACCCAAGCGTGCCAGGCCTGGCCAAGGACGCCGGCAATACCCGTTCCGCCGTGGCCCTGGAGCTGTGGCGGCCGTACCTGGAAGGCAGCGTGGTGGTGATCGGCAACGCCCCGACAGCACTGTTCTACCTGCTGGAAATGATCGACGCCGGCGCACCCAAGCCTGCGCTCATCCTCGGCTTCCCGGTTGGCTTCGTCGGTGCCGCAGAATCCAAGGCCATGCTCGCCGCCGACAGCCGTGGCGTGCCGTTTGTGATCATGCAAGGCCGCCTGGGCGGTAGCGCGATGGCCGCTGCTGCGGTCAACGCCCTTGCCACGGAGGTGGAATGA
- a CDS encoding precorrin-2 C(20)-methyltransferase, with product MMAPRGRLLGLGVGPGDPELITVKALRLLREAPVVGYFVAKGKRGNAFGIIEAHLQPEQTLLPLVYPVTTEALPAPLSYEQVISDFYDEASVQVAEHLDAGRDVAVICEGDPFFYGSYMYLHDRLAQRYEAEVIPGVCSMLGGASVLGAPLVYRNQSLSVLSGVLPAEELKRRLADADAAVIMKLGRNFPKVRGVLAELGLDGRALYVERATMANQKIVPLADVDPQSSPYFSLIIVPGEKWQG from the coding sequence ATGATGGCGCCACGTGGACGTCTGCTCGGCCTGGGCGTAGGCCCCGGCGACCCTGAATTGATCACCGTCAAAGCGCTGCGCCTGTTGCGCGAGGCGCCGGTGGTTGGCTACTTCGTGGCCAAGGGCAAGCGCGGCAACGCGTTCGGCATCATCGAGGCGCACCTGCAGCCAGAGCAAACCTTGCTGCCGCTGGTCTACCCGGTCACCACCGAGGCCCTGCCGGCACCGCTGTCCTATGAACAGGTGATCAGCGACTTTTACGATGAAGCCAGCGTGCAGGTTGCCGAGCATCTGGATGCCGGCCGCGACGTGGCGGTGATCTGCGAGGGCGACCCGTTCTTCTACGGCTCCTACATGTACCTGCATGACCGCCTGGCGCAGCGCTATGAGGCTGAAGTGATTCCCGGCGTCTGCTCGATGCTCGGGGGCGCCTCGGTGCTCGGCGCGCCGTTGGTGTACCGCAACCAGAGCCTGTCGGTGCTGTCGGGCGTGCTGCCGGCCGAGGAGCTCAAGCGGCGCCTGGCCGATGCCGATGCAGCGGTGATCATGAAGCTTGGCCGCAACTTCCCCAAGGTGCGTGGCGTGCTGGCCGAACTGGGCCTGGACGGGCGTGCGCTGTATGTCGAGCGCGCGACCATGGCCAACCAGAAGATCGTGCCGCTGGCGGACGTCGACCCGCAGTCGTCGCCGTACTTCTCGCTGATCATCGTGCCGGGTGAAAAATGGCAGGGATGA
- the cobJ gene encoding precorrin-3B C(17)-methyltransferase, translated as MAGMSMHKAPAIVILGPGSLATAQRIQQRYPQAVIHGLSGRVEGADQSYASFGDTLRALYQQDTPIIALCAAGIVIRSLACVLSEKGVEPPVLAVAEDGSAVVPLLGGLSGVNVMAREIGEALGVAAAITTSGELRFGTCLLNPPQGYALADIEQGKRFVSDLLAGETVRVEGDAPWLDQAQLPASESAQRTIHVGHQARPSNRDELLIHPRSVVVGVDTGNLQSIRAALQDAGIAEQSLACLLAGELAMADTALHEAAQALGVALRFAAKPGDLRGMVAQALPEAQLIEQADAVIAVASAPVDAEQVGRRRGRLAVIGLGPGAAELMVPAVKAELARAQDILGYETYVRMAGPFRADQVQHCTDNREEMQRARHAFELAAQGRSVVVVSSGDPGVFAMAAAVLEALHASSDPAWHRVDLEILPGVSASLATAAQAGAPLGHDFCVMSLSDNLKPWSVIEQRLDLAAQADLVLAFYNPISRSRPWQLGCALDIVRRHRNGTTPVVLGRDIGRPGQTLKVVSLAELVPEMVDMRTMVLLGSSTTCQFPRADGTQWVYTPRWYPTAN; from the coding sequence ATGGCAGGGATGAGCATGCACAAGGCGCCGGCAATCGTCATTCTGGGCCCCGGCAGCCTGGCCACGGCGCAGCGTATCCAGCAGCGTTATCCACAGGCAGTGATTCATGGCCTGAGTGGCCGGGTCGAGGGCGCCGATCAGTCTTATGCCTCGTTTGGCGACACCCTGCGCGCGCTGTATCAGCAGGACACCCCGATCATCGCCTTGTGCGCCGCCGGTATCGTCATCCGCAGCTTGGCCTGCGTGCTCAGCGAGAAAGGCGTCGAGCCGCCCGTGTTGGCGGTGGCGGAGGATGGCAGCGCGGTCGTGCCACTGCTCGGTGGCTTGAGTGGTGTAAACGTGATGGCGCGCGAGATTGGCGAGGCACTTGGCGTGGCGGCTGCGATCACCACCAGTGGCGAGCTGCGCTTTGGCACCTGCCTGCTGAACCCGCCACAGGGCTATGCCCTGGCGGATATCGAGCAAGGCAAGCGTTTTGTCTCCGACCTATTGGCCGGCGAGACGGTGCGCGTCGAAGGGGATGCGCCTTGGCTGGATCAGGCGCAACTGCCTGCCAGCGAGTCGGCCCAGCGTACCATTCATGTTGGCCATCAGGCGCGCCCGAGCAATCGGGACGAGTTGCTGATCCATCCTCGGTCGGTGGTGGTTGGCGTCGATACCGGCAACCTGCAGAGCATTCGCGCAGCACTGCAGGATGCGGGCATTGCCGAGCAGTCGCTGGCCTGCTTGCTGGCGGGCGAGCTCGCCATGGCCGATACAGCCTTGCACGAGGCTGCACAGGCCCTTGGCGTGGCGCTGCGTTTTGCGGCCAAGCCTGGCGATTTGCGCGGCATGGTTGCCCAGGCGCTGCCAGAGGCACAGTTGATCGAGCAGGCGGATGCAGTCATCGCCGTAGCTTCGGCCCCCGTGGATGCCGAGCAGGTCGGCCGCCGCCGTGGCCGGTTGGCAGTGATCGGCCTTGGCCCTGGCGCGGCCGAATTGATGGTGCCGGCGGTCAAAGCCGAACTGGCACGCGCCCAGGACATTCTCGGCTACGAAACCTACGTGCGCATGGCCGGGCCGTTCCGTGCCGACCAGGTGCAGCATTGCACCGATAACCGCGAAGAGATGCAGCGCGCACGCCATGCCTTCGAGCTTGCTGCACAAGGGCGTTCGGTGGTGGTGGTGTCGTCGGGGGACCCGGGTGTGTTCGCCATGGCCGCGGCCGTGCTCGAAGCGCTGCACGCATCCAGCGACCCGGCCTGGCATCGGGTCGATCTGGAGATTCTGCCGGGTGTTTCGGCTTCGCTGGCAACCGCCGCCCAGGCCGGGGCACCGCTGGGGCATGACTTCTGTGTGATGTCGCTGTCGGACAATCTCAAACCTTGGTCAGTTATCGAGCAGCGCCTGGACCTGGCCGCTCAAGCCGACCTTGTGTTGGCGTTCTACAACCCGATTTCCCGGTCACGGCCGTGGCAGCTGGGGTGTGCCCTGGACATCGTGCGCCGGCACCGAAATGGGACAACGCCTGTAGTCCTTGGCCGCGACATCGGTAGGCCTGGGCAGACGCTCAAGGTCGTCTCCCTGGCCGAGCTGGTGCCAGAAATGGTCGACATGCGCACCATGGTCCTGCTGGGCTCTTCCACGACCTGCCAGTTCCCGAGGGCCGATGGCACGCAGTGGGTGTACACCCCGCGTTGGTACCCGACAGCCAATTGA
- a CDS encoding MarC family protein, with product MLHELFSVYLKMLVLYSPFFVLSCFISLTRGHSSKERKQLAWKVAFAALVASVLLYLFGRAIFGIFGITADAFRIGAGSVLFISALGMAQGKPAVQADNVQQDVTIVPLTIPLTVGPGTIGALLVMGVGQPHWDDKLLAIVSIALASFTVGLVLYLSHGIERILGDQGLQIVSRLMGLFVCALAAQIIFTGIKGYLVL from the coding sequence ATGCTTCATGAGTTGTTCAGCGTCTACCTGAAAATGCTCGTGCTCTACAGCCCATTCTTCGTGCTGTCGTGCTTCATCAGCCTGACCCGCGGTCACTCCAGCAAGGAACGCAAACAGCTGGCCTGGAAGGTGGCCTTTGCCGCACTGGTCGCCAGTGTTCTGCTGTACCTGTTCGGCAGGGCGATCTTCGGTATTTTCGGCATCACCGCCGACGCCTTCCGCATCGGTGCTGGCAGCGTGCTGTTCATCTCCGCGCTGGGCATGGCCCAAGGCAAACCCGCCGTGCAGGCCGACAACGTGCAGCAGGATGTGACTATCGTGCCGCTGACCATCCCGCTGACCGTCGGCCCCGGCACCATCGGCGCCCTGCTGGTGATGGGCGTGGGCCAGCCGCACTGGGACGACAAGCTGCTGGCCATCGTCAGTATCGCCTTGGCCAGCTTCACGGTGGGCCTGGTGCTGTACCTCTCGCACGGCATCGAGCGGATTCTCGGCGACCAGGGCCTGCAGATCGTCAGCCGTTTGATGGGGCTGTTCGTCTGTGCCCTGGCGGCGCAAATCATCTTTACCGGGATCAAGGGTTATCTCGTGCTCTAG
- a CDS encoding hybrid sensor histidine kinase/response regulator encodes MRRLRIATALIVSLLTLLCLLPASADEGGGWSVLLDEQANLQLSDVRSDRYRNQFSPLLLGDLDAAPAEQALWLHYRLEPGDQEQLLRVFAPDLSGLDLYALDGDKLLRQLHHGRQAGNASPTLRGSDHVLPLPNSKQPLDIYLRLVSEHQLRPAISLEPAAVAASDQSQPLLFGMLFGGLVMLILHNLIRFLYSRSSTTLILAVYHGLMMLSGLILLNLSGPWWHVWHSAQTPAAYLTLVLAGLAGLYFTLHFFAPCHSPRLNRLLQGEMLVAALSGLVLLFVDTLPLNLMTYALLALGSVSMLLVSAYHWYKGYAPARLFTLAMGVYNLGGLVLLPALLGLTRTSTPWLLCVLMGLTVICGLLLNLAVSERLRRMSEERFSASRALAASDAEINAKAEFLAKISHEIRTPMNGVLGMTELLLGTPLSVKQRDYVQTIHSAGNELLTLINEILDISKLESRQIELDDVQFDLNALIEDCLNIFRAKAEQQNIELISFTQPQVPRVISGDPTRLRQALSSLLENALKNTDQGEILLVVALDQRGAAPRLRIAVQDSGEPLPAAEREALLQAELHSHHFLSSNKLGGHLGLVIAKQLIGLMQGEFGIKSSSGMGNTLWLTLPLDPSRLEQPPADLDGPLRDARVLVVDDNDTCRKVLVQQCSAWGMNVSAVPSGKEALALLRTKAHLRDYFDAVLLDQNMPGMTGMQLAAKIKEDPSLNHDILVVMLTGISNAPSKVIARNAGVKRILAKPVAGYTLKTTLAEELAQRGREQAVPATLPGIPQALDLPSDFRVLVAEDNSISTKVIRGMLGKLNLEPDTACNGEEALQAMKAQRYDLVLMDCEMPVLDGFSATQQLRAWETAHQRQRTPVVALTAHILAEHKERAKLAGMDGHMAKPVELSQLRELIQYWANHREAKTDPAPIP; translated from the coding sequence GTGCGTCGGCTTCGGATTGCCACAGCTCTGATCGTCAGCTTGCTGACCTTGCTCTGCCTGCTCCCGGCCTCGGCCGACGAGGGCGGAGGCTGGTCCGTTCTGCTCGACGAACAGGCCAACCTGCAATTGAGCGACGTGCGCTCCGATCGCTATCGCAACCAGTTCAGCCCACTGCTGCTCGGCGACCTGGATGCGGCCCCCGCAGAACAAGCCCTGTGGCTGCACTATCGCCTGGAACCCGGCGATCAGGAGCAACTGCTACGGGTGTTCGCCCCAGACCTTTCAGGCCTGGACCTCTACGCCCTCGATGGCGACAAATTACTCCGTCAGCTGCACCACGGGCGCCAGGCCGGCAATGCCAGCCCGACCCTGCGCGGCAGCGACCATGTGCTGCCACTGCCCAACAGCAAGCAGCCGCTGGACATCTACCTGCGTCTGGTCTCCGAGCACCAGCTGCGCCCGGCCATCAGCCTGGAGCCCGCTGCCGTGGCCGCCTCGGACCAAAGCCAACCGCTGCTGTTCGGCATGCTCTTCGGCGGCCTGGTGATGCTGATCCTGCACAACCTGATCCGCTTCCTCTACAGCCGCTCCAGCACCACCTTGATTCTGGCCGTGTACCACGGGCTGATGATGCTCAGCGGGTTGATCCTGCTCAACCTCAGCGGCCCTTGGTGGCATGTGTGGCATAGCGCGCAAACGCCAGCCGCCTACCTCACGCTGGTCCTCGCGGGCCTGGCCGGCCTGTATTTCACCCTGCATTTTTTCGCGCCGTGCCATTCGCCGCGGCTGAACCGCCTGTTGCAAGGCGAGATGCTGGTGGCTGCGCTCAGCGGCCTGGTGCTGCTGTTCGTCGACACCTTGCCACTCAACCTGATGACTTATGCCCTGCTGGCCCTGGGCAGCGTCAGCATGCTGCTGGTCAGCGCCTATCACTGGTACAAGGGCTACGCGCCCGCACGCCTGTTCACCCTCGCCATGGGGGTCTACAACCTCGGCGGCCTGGTATTGCTGCCAGCACTACTGGGCCTGACCCGTACGTCGACGCCCTGGCTGCTGTGCGTGCTCATGGGCCTGACCGTCATCTGCGGCCTGCTGCTCAACCTGGCGGTCAGCGAACGCCTGCGGCGCATGAGCGAAGAGCGCTTCAGCGCCAGCCGCGCCCTGGCTGCCAGCGATGCCGAGATCAACGCCAAGGCCGAGTTCCTGGCCAAGATCAGCCACGAAATCCGCACCCCGATGAACGGCGTGCTAGGCATGACCGAGCTGCTGCTCGGCACGCCGCTGTCGGTCAAGCAGCGCGATTATGTGCAGACCATCCACAGCGCCGGCAACGAGCTGCTGACGCTGATCAACGAGATTCTCGACATCTCCAAGCTGGAGTCACGGCAGATCGAATTGGACGATGTGCAGTTCGACCTCAATGCGTTGATCGAGGACTGCCTGAACATCTTCCGGGCAAAGGCCGAGCAGCAGAACATCGAGCTAATCAGCTTTACCCAGCCACAGGTGCCGCGCGTGATCAGTGGCGACCCGACGCGCCTGCGTCAGGCGCTGTCGAGCCTGCTGGAAAATGCCCTGAAAAACACCGACCAGGGGGAAATCCTGCTGGTGGTGGCACTCGACCAGCGCGGCGCCGCGCCGCGCTTGCGCATTGCCGTGCAGGACAGCGGCGAACCGTTGCCGGCCGCCGAACGCGAAGCGCTGTTGCAAGCCGAGCTGCACAGCCACCACTTCCTCTCCAGCAACAAGCTGGGTGGCCACCTCGGGCTGGTCATCGCCAAGCAACTGATCGGCCTGATGCAGGGCGAATTCGGCATCAAGAGCAGCAGTGGCATGGGCAACACGCTGTGGCTGACCCTGCCGCTGGACCCTTCGCGCCTGGAACAACCCCCAGCCGACCTCGACGGGCCGCTACGCGATGCCCGTGTCCTGGTGGTGGACGACAACGACACCTGCCGCAAGGTGCTGGTGCAGCAGTGCAGCGCGTGGGGCATGAATGTCAGCGCAGTGCCGTCCGGCAAGGAAGCGCTGGCGTTGCTGCGCACCAAGGCCCACTTGCGCGACTACTTCGATGCCGTGCTACTGGACCAGAACATGCCCGGCATGACCGGTATGCAGTTGGCCGCCAAGATCAAGGAAGACCCAAGCCTGAACCACGACATCCTGGTGGTGATGCTCACCGGCATCAGCAATGCACCGAGCAAGGTCATCGCGCGCAATGCCGGGGTCAAGCGGATCCTCGCCAAACCGGTGGCGGGCTATACACTGAAGACCACCCTGGCCGAAGAGTTGGCCCAGCGCGGCCGTGAGCAAGCGGTGCCAGCCACCCTCCCCGGCATCCCGCAAGCCTTGGACCTGCCCAGCGACTTCCGCGTGCTGGTCGCCGAAGACAACAGCATCTCGACCAAAGTAATCCGCGGCATGCTCGGCAAGCTCAACCTGGAGCCAGACACGGCCTGTAATGGTGAAGAGGCGTTGCAAGCGATGAAAGCGCAGCGTTATGACCTGGTGCTGATGGACTGCGAGATGCCCGTGTTGGACGGTTTCTCGGCAACCCAGCAACTGCGCGCGTGGGAAACCGCACACCAGCGTCAGCGAACGCCAGTGGTGGCGCTGACCGCGCATATCCTCGCCGAGCACAAGGAGCGCGCCAAGCTGGCGGGCATGGATGGGCACATGGCCAAGCCGGTTGAGTTGTCGCAATTGCGCGAGCTGATCCAGTATTGGGCGAATCACCGGGAAGCCAAGACGGATCCGGCGCCTATCCCGTAA
- the purD gene encoding phosphoribosylamine--glycine ligase has product MKVLIIGSGGREHALAWKVAQDPRVEKVFVAPGNAGTATEAKCENVAIDVNALEQLADFAEQNVQLTIVGPEAPLVAGVVDLFRSRNLDCFGPTKGAAQLEGSKAFTKDFLARHKIPTADYQNFTEIEPALAYLQEKGAPIVIKADGLAAGKGVIVAMTLQEAEDAVRDMLAGNAFGDAGSRVVIEEFLDGEEASFIVMVDGHNVLPMATSQDHKRVGDADTGPNTGGMGAYSPAPVVTADVHQRVMDQVIWPTVRGMAEEGNVYTGFLYAGLMIDKAGNPKVIEFNCRFGDPETQPVMLRLESSLVLLIEAAFAKALDKVEAQWDPRPSLGVVLAAGGYPGDYAKGDAISGLDAAAKLEGKVFHAGTTLKDGQVVTAGGRVLCATALGETVEAAQQQAYRLAEQVKWDGSFYRTDIGYRAIARERGEHQQ; this is encoded by the coding sequence ATGAAAGTTTTGATCATCGGCAGCGGCGGCCGTGAGCACGCCCTGGCCTGGAAAGTCGCCCAGGACCCACGCGTCGAGAAAGTCTTCGTTGCCCCAGGCAACGCCGGCACCGCCACTGAAGCCAAGTGCGAAAACGTCGCCATCGACGTCAATGCCCTGGAGCAACTGGCCGACTTCGCCGAACAGAACGTGCAGCTGACCATCGTCGGCCCTGAAGCGCCACTGGTCGCCGGTGTCGTCGACCTGTTCCGCAGCCGTAACCTGGACTGCTTCGGCCCTACCAAGGGCGCGGCGCAGCTGGAAGGCTCCAAGGCCTTCACCAAGGATTTCCTGGCGCGTCACAAGATCCCGACCGCTGACTACCAGAACTTCACCGAAATCGAGCCAGCCCTGGCCTACCTGCAGGAAAAGGGTGCGCCGATTGTGATCAAGGCCGACGGCCTGGCTGCGGGCAAAGGCGTCATCGTCGCCATGACCCTGCAGGAAGCCGAAGACGCCGTGCGTGACATGCTGGCAGGCAACGCCTTTGGCGATGCCGGCTCGCGTGTGGTGATCGAAGAGTTCCTGGACGGCGAAGAAGCCAGCTTCATCGTCATGGTCGACGGCCACAACGTGCTGCCGATGGCCACCAGCCAGGACCACAAACGCGTCGGCGACGCCGACACCGGCCCGAACACCGGTGGCATGGGCGCCTACTCCCCTGCCCCGGTGGTTACCGCCGACGTGCACCAGCGCGTGATGGACCAGGTCATCTGGCCAACCGTGCGCGGCATGGCCGAGGAAGGCAACGTCTACACCGGCTTCCTGTATGCCGGCCTGATGATCGACAAGGCGGGCAACCCCAAGGTCATCGAGTTCAACTGCCGCTTCGGCGACCCGGAAACCCAACCGGTCATGCTGCGCCTCGAATCGAGCCTGGTGCTGCTGATCGAAGCGGCTTTCGCCAAGGCCCTGGACAAGGTTGAAGCCCAGTGGGACCCACGGCCGAGCCTGGGCGTTGTGCTGGCTGCCGGTGGCTACCCAGGCGACTACGCCAAAGGTGACGCGATCAGCGGCCTGGACGCAGCGGCCAAGCTCGAAGGCAAGGTGTTCCATGCTGGCACTACCCTCAAAGATGGCCAGGTGGTGACCGCCGGCGGCCGTGTGCTCTGCGCCACCGCCCTGGGCGAGACCGTCGAAGCCGCTCAGCAGCAGGCCTACCGCCTGGCAGAGCAGGTCAAATGGGACGGCAGCTTCTACCGTACCGACATCGGCTACCGGGCCATCGCCCGCGAGCGCGGTGAACACCAGCAGTAA
- the purH gene encoding bifunctional phosphoribosylaminoimidazolecarboxamide formyltransferase/IMP cyclohydrolase: protein MTDQTTRLPVRRALISVSDKTGILEFARELQQLGVEILSTGGTYKLLKDNGVNAVEVADYTGFAEMMDGRVKTLHPKIHGGILGRRGIDDAIMNEHGIKPIDLVAVNLYPFEATISKPGCDLPTAIENIDIGGPTMVRSAAKNHKDVAIVVNASDYANVLDGLKAGGLTYAQRFDLMLKAFEHTAAYDGMIANYMGTIDQAKDTLSTEARSEFPRTFNSQFVKAQEMRYGENPHQSAAFYVEAKKGEASISTAIQLQGKELSFNNVADTDAALECVKSFVKPACVIVKHANPCGVAVVPEDEGGIRKAYDLAYATDTESAFGGIIAFNRELDGETAKAIVERQFVEVIIAPKISQAARDVVAAKQNVRLLECGEWPAERTAGWDFKRVNGGLLVQSRDNGMITADDLKIVTKRAPTEQEIHDLVFAWKVAKFVKSNAIVYAKQRQTIGVGAGQMSRVNSARIAAIKAEHAGLQVQGAVMASDAFFPFRDGIDNAAKVGISAVIQPGGSMRDAEVIAAADEAGIAMVFTGMRHFRH, encoded by the coding sequence ATGACCGACCAGACTACCCGCCTGCCAGTCCGCCGCGCCCTGATCAGCGTCTCCGACAAGACCGGTATCCTCGAATTCGCCCGTGAGCTGCAGCAGCTCGGTGTCGAGATCCTGTCCACTGGCGGCACCTACAAGCTGCTCAAGGATAACGGCGTGAACGCGGTGGAAGTGGCCGACTACACCGGCTTCGCCGAAATGATGGATGGCCGGGTCAAGACCCTGCACCCGAAAATCCACGGCGGCATTCTGGGCCGTCGCGGCATCGACGACGCCATCATGAACGAGCACGGCATCAAGCCGATCGACCTGGTCGCCGTCAACCTGTACCCCTTCGAAGCCACCATCTCCAAGCCAGGCTGCGACCTGCCGACCGCCATCGAGAACATCGACATCGGTGGCCCGACCATGGTCCGCTCGGCCGCCAAGAACCACAAAGACGTTGCCATCGTGGTCAACGCCAGCGACTACGCCAACGTCCTCGACGGCCTGAAAGCCGGTGGCCTGACCTACGCCCAGCGCTTCGACCTGATGCTCAAGGCCTTCGAGCACACGGCCGCCTATGACGGCATGATCGCCAACTACATGGGCACCATCGACCAAGCCAAGGACACCCTGAGCACAGAAGCGCGCAGCGAGTTCCCGCGCACCTTCAACAGCCAGTTCGTCAAAGCCCAGGAAATGCGCTACGGCGAGAACCCGCACCAGAGCGCGGCGTTCTATGTCGAAGCCAAGAAGGGTGAAGCCAGCATCTCCACCGCCATCCAGCTGCAAGGCAAAGAGTTGTCGTTCAACAACGTGGCCGACACCGACGCCGCGCTGGAGTGCGTGAAGAGCTTCGTCAAACCTGCCTGCGTCATCGTCAAGCACGCCAACCCGTGCGGCGTGGCCGTGGTACCGGAAGACGAAGGCGGCATCCGCAAGGCCTACGACCTGGCCTACGCCACCGACACCGAGTCGGCCTTTGGCGGCATCATTGCCTTCAACCGCGAGCTCGACGGCGAAACCGCCAAGGCCATCGTCGAGCGCCAGTTCGTCGAAGTGATCATCGCCCCGAAAATCTCCCAGGCCGCCCGCGACGTGGTTGCCGCCAAGCAGAACGTACGTCTGCTGGAGTGCGGCGAATGGCCCGCTGAGCGTACTGCTGGCTGGGACTTCAAGCGTGTCAACGGTGGTTTGCTGGTACAGAGCCGCGATAACGGCATGATCACTGCCGATGACCTGAAAATCGTTACCAAGCGTGCGCCGACCGAGCAAGAGATCCACGACCTGGTGTTCGCCTGGAAAGTGGCCAAGTTCGTCAAGTCCAACGCCATCGTCTACGCCAAGCAGCGCCAGACCATCGGCGTCGGCGCCGGCCAGATGAGCCGCGTCAACTCCGCGCGCATTGCTGCAATCAAGGCCGAGCATGCTGGCCTGCAGGTACAAGGCGCGGTCATGGCGTCGGATGCGTTCTTCCCGTTCCGTGACGGCATCGACAATGCGGCTAAAGTGGGTATCAGCGCCGTGATCCAGCCAGGTGGTTCGATGCGTGATGCCGAAGTCATCGCCGCAGCCGACGAAGCCGGCATCGCGATGGTGTTCACCGGTATGCGCCACTTCCGCCACTAA